From one Paractinoplanes brasiliensis genomic stretch:
- a CDS encoding ABC transporter permease, protein MLRATLKSLLSRKLRLVLSGLAVVLGVMFVAGAFVTTDTLGRTFDNLFAEGYSQVDVAVTAKPKVAVDELEGEQILTPLPAALVDRVAKVDGVAKATGVISDDGARVIGSDGKVVTSYGPPRIGMNWVGTDDLMELREGRGPAKDDEIAVNAAVAKAAGIKVGDRVGVLTQLPKQTFTLVGVWGYTNDRDSIGGVQEVAFTTAQAQRSMLGAPGMFTQIVVDAGKGQDPSHVRDRVATALGADYEVKTGEQLAEDSSAQFKEALGFFNNILLGFAGVALFVGTFLILNTFSIIVAQRTRELALMRALGAGRRQVISSVLVEALTIGLVAAVLGLAAGVGVGWLLVTLFGSMSDGLEPAAVAVPMAAVVSSLIIGVVVTVVAAVLPAIRASRISPIAAMQDVATPDRPLTRVTVAGAVIGAVGAAMLGVGLYGADSLWLILGGVLVTFIGVALLTPLISKPVVAGLGRLFSWSVPGRLGRLNSGRNPRRTAITAAALMVGIALVTGVTVVIGSAKQSLAAQAETTMKAEIVIGGDQNGPRPPVFDQAVLAETAKIPGVRAVAGVWNEQVLIDGEREYVTATDNLATLAEAYGAPALPALKPDQIAVGTEQATEHGWAVGTAVRVQMPRGEEHRYTIAATYDEDRVPGSIMLPLAATKEFGLTQPIFGYVRLADGATVDQVLPQVKALVADSPEVTATDRSSFINQQVGDFDTLITMVQVLLGLAILIAVLGVINTLALSVLERTRELGLLRAVGLGRAQTMRMVTVEAVVISVFGALLGVVVGAGMGAAVVQALKNDGITDLVLPWGQMGLYLGLAAVVGVLAAVLPSIKAARLNVLAAIAHD, encoded by the coding sequence ATGCTGCGCGCGACGCTGAAGAGCCTGCTCAGCCGCAAACTCCGGCTGGTGCTCTCGGGCCTGGCGGTCGTGCTCGGCGTCATGTTCGTCGCCGGCGCGTTCGTCACGACCGACACGCTCGGGCGCACCTTCGACAACCTCTTCGCCGAGGGCTACTCGCAGGTCGACGTGGCGGTCACCGCCAAGCCCAAGGTGGCGGTGGACGAACTGGAGGGCGAGCAGATCCTGACCCCGCTCCCGGCCGCGCTTGTCGACCGGGTGGCGAAGGTCGACGGGGTTGCCAAGGCCACCGGGGTGATCTCCGACGACGGCGCCCGCGTGATCGGCTCCGACGGCAAGGTGGTCACCAGCTACGGCCCGCCCCGCATCGGCATGAACTGGGTCGGCACCGACGACCTGATGGAGCTGCGCGAGGGCCGCGGCCCCGCCAAGGACGACGAGATCGCCGTCAACGCGGCAGTGGCCAAGGCCGCCGGCATCAAGGTCGGCGACCGGGTGGGTGTGCTCACCCAGCTCCCCAAGCAGACGTTCACGCTGGTCGGCGTCTGGGGCTACACCAACGACCGGGACAGCATCGGCGGCGTGCAGGAAGTCGCCTTCACCACCGCCCAGGCGCAACGCTCGATGCTCGGCGCGCCCGGCATGTTCACCCAGATCGTCGTCGACGCCGGCAAAGGTCAAGACCCTTCCCACGTACGGGATCGGGTGGCGACGGCTCTGGGCGCGGACTACGAGGTCAAGACCGGTGAGCAGCTCGCCGAGGACAGCTCCGCGCAGTTCAAGGAGGCGCTCGGCTTCTTCAACAACATCCTGCTCGGGTTCGCCGGCGTGGCGCTGTTCGTCGGCACGTTCCTCATCCTCAACACGTTCTCGATCATTGTGGCCCAGCGGACCCGGGAGCTGGCGCTGATGCGTGCGCTCGGCGCGGGCCGCCGCCAGGTGATCAGCTCGGTGCTGGTCGAGGCGCTGACGATCGGCCTGGTCGCCGCCGTGCTCGGGCTCGCCGCCGGGGTGGGCGTGGGCTGGCTGCTGGTGACGCTGTTCGGATCGATGAGCGACGGCCTCGAACCGGCCGCGGTCGCCGTGCCGATGGCCGCGGTCGTCAGCTCGCTGATCATCGGGGTCGTGGTCACCGTGGTCGCCGCGGTGCTGCCGGCGATCCGGGCCTCACGCATCTCCCCCATCGCGGCGATGCAGGACGTCGCCACCCCCGACCGGCCGCTGACCCGGGTCACCGTCGCCGGGGCTGTCATCGGCGCGGTCGGCGCGGCCATGCTCGGCGTCGGCCTCTACGGCGCCGACTCGCTGTGGCTGATCCTCGGCGGCGTGCTGGTCACGTTCATCGGGGTCGCCCTGCTCACGCCGCTGATCTCCAAGCCGGTCGTGGCGGGGCTGGGCCGGCTGTTCTCATGGTCGGTGCCCGGGCGGCTGGGCCGGCTCAACTCGGGCCGCAACCCGCGCCGCACGGCCATCACCGCGGCCGCCCTGATGGTCGGCATCGCGCTGGTCACCGGGGTGACGGTGGTGATCGGCTCGGCCAAGCAGAGCCTGGCCGCGCAGGCCGAGACCACGATGAAGGCCGAGATCGTCATCGGCGGCGACCAGAACGGTCCGCGGCCGCCGGTGTTCGACCAGGCCGTCCTCGCCGAGACGGCGAAGATTCCCGGCGTACGGGCGGTGGCCGGCGTCTGGAACGAGCAGGTGCTGATCGACGGTGAGCGCGAGTACGTCACCGCCACCGACAACCTGGCCACGCTGGCCGAGGCGTACGGGGCGCCGGCGCTTCCCGCACTCAAGCCCGACCAGATCGCGGTGGGCACGGAACAGGCCACCGAGCACGGCTGGGCGGTCGGCACGGCCGTACGGGTGCAGATGCCACGCGGCGAGGAGCACCGCTACACGATCGCGGCCACCTACGACGAGGACAGGGTCCCGGGCAGCATCATGCTCCCGCTCGCCGCGACCAAGGAGTTCGGGCTCACGCAGCCGATCTTCGGGTATGTCCGGCTGGCCGACGGGGCCACCGTCGATCAGGTGCTGCCGCAGGTCAAGGCCCTGGTGGCGGACAGCCCCGAGGTGACGGCGACCGACCGCAGCAGCTTCATCAACCAGCAGGTCGGCGACTTCGACACCCTCATCACGATGGTGCAGGTGCTGCTCGGCCTGGCGATCCTCATCGCCGTCCTCGGGGTGATCAACACGCTGGCCCTGTCGGTGCTGGAACGCACGCGGGAACTGGGCCTGCTGCGCGCCGTCGGACTCGGCCGGGCCCAGACGATGCGGATGGTCACCGTCGAGGCCGTGGTGATCTCGGTCTTCGGCGCGCTGCTGGGCGTCGTCGTCGGCGCGGGCATGGGCGCCGCGGTGGTGCAGGCCCTCAAGAACGACGGCATCACCGACCTGGTGCTGCCGTGGGGACAGATGGGCCTCTACCTGGGGCTGGCCGCCGTCGTCGGGGTGCTGGCCGCGGTGCTGCCGTCGATCAAAGCCGCCCGGCTCAACGTCCTCGCGGCAATCGCCCACGACTGA
- a CDS encoding ABC transporter ATP-binding protein has translation MIGTRAQEPVAARADDVWKVYGSEEARVVALRGVSASFARGKFTAIMGPSGSGKSTLMHCLAGLDTVTRGSVHIGGTEVTGLSDKALTRLRRDRVGFIFQQFNLLPTLTAAENIRLPLDIAGRKPDPQWWDTVIGTVGLGDRLGHRPSQLSGGQQQRVACARALMSRPDVIFADEPTGNLDSKAGAEILSFLRSSVMEHGQTIVMVTHDPVAAGYTDRVVFLADGAIVSELDNPTPETVLEAMKAGEVLV, from the coding sequence ATGATCGGGACCAGGGCGCAGGAGCCTGTCGCGGCACGCGCCGACGACGTGTGGAAGGTGTACGGCTCCGAGGAGGCGCGCGTGGTCGCCCTGCGCGGGGTGAGCGCGAGCTTCGCGCGCGGCAAGTTCACGGCCATCATGGGCCCGTCCGGCAGCGGCAAGTCGACGCTCATGCACTGCCTGGCGGGGCTCGACACGGTCACCCGCGGCTCGGTGCACATCGGCGGCACCGAGGTCACCGGCCTGAGCGACAAGGCGCTGACCCGCCTGCGCCGCGACCGCGTCGGTTTCATCTTCCAGCAGTTCAACCTGCTGCCGACGCTGACCGCGGCGGAGAACATCCGGCTGCCGCTCGACATCGCCGGCCGCAAACCCGACCCGCAGTGGTGGGACACGGTGATCGGCACGGTCGGCCTCGGTGACCGGCTCGGTCACCGGCCCAGCCAGCTCTCCGGCGGCCAGCAGCAGCGGGTGGCGTGCGCGCGGGCGTTGATGAGCCGGCCCGACGTCATCTTCGCCGACGAGCCGACCGGCAACCTCGACTCCAAGGCGGGCGCCGAAATCCTGTCGTTCCTGCGCAGCAGCGTGATGGAGCACGGGCAGACCATCGTCATGGTCACCCACGACCCGGTCGCCGCCGGCTACACCGACCGTGTCGTGTTCCTGGCCGACGGCGCGATCGTCTCCGAGCTGGACAACCCCACCCCCGAGACGGTGCTGGAGGCCATGAAGGCCGGAGAGGTGCTGGTCTGA
- a CDS encoding YqjF family protein, whose translation MNPEVVTLSTPRPVRRSLLVQRWTDLAFLHWPVDPALVAPLLPAGTVPDTLDGVTYVGLIGFRMEGVGFLSGPGVPYLGSFAETNVRLYSVDAQGRRGVVFRSLEAERLIPVLVARATLNLPYMWSRMRLTRDGDVLTYTTRRRWPGPRGAAGEMTVRVGAALTEPTPLEQFLTARWGLHTAAWGRTVHLANEHPPWPLHRAELLSLSDTLIGAAGLPQPAGPPVSVLYSPGVPVTFGAVSRPAGDVQQPHS comes from the coding sequence ATGAACCCGGAAGTCGTCACTCTCAGCACTCCCCGGCCGGTGCGGCGGTCCCTGCTCGTGCAGCGCTGGACCGACCTGGCGTTCCTGCACTGGCCGGTCGACCCCGCGCTGGTGGCGCCGCTGCTACCCGCCGGCACGGTCCCGGACACGCTCGACGGCGTCACGTACGTGGGTCTGATCGGCTTCCGGATGGAGGGCGTCGGTTTCCTGTCCGGCCCCGGAGTTCCGTACCTGGGCTCGTTCGCCGAGACCAACGTGCGCCTCTACAGCGTGGACGCGCAGGGCCGCCGGGGTGTCGTCTTCCGATCGCTGGAGGCCGAACGCCTCATCCCCGTGCTGGTCGCGCGGGCCACACTGAACCTGCCGTACATGTGGTCGCGGATGCGCCTGACCCGCGACGGCGACGTCCTGACGTACACGACCCGCCGCCGCTGGCCGGGCCCCCGCGGCGCCGCCGGCGAGATGACCGTACGCGTCGGCGCCGCCCTCACCGAGCCGACGCCGCTGGAGCAGTTCCTCACCGCCCGCTGGGGCCTGCACACCGCCGCGTGGGGCCGCACGGTCCACCTGGCCAACGAGCACCCGCCGTGGCCCCTGCACCGCGCCGAACTGCTCTCCCTGTCCGACACCCTGATCGGCGCGGCCGGGCTCCCCCAGCCGGCCGGACCGCCGGTGAGTGTCCTCTACTCCCCCGGCGTGCCCGTCACGTTCGGCGCGGTGAGCCGGCCCGCAGGGGACGTACAGCAACCCCACAGCTGA
- a CDS encoding HAD family hydrolase, with product MLFDMDGTLVDSEKVWDIALHELAGRAGGTLSPAARQAMIGGSMSVSMQILRDDLGQPERPEAPDVEWLTNRVLELFSEGLVWRPGALDLLHGVRFAGLPTALVTSTGRELVEAALDTLGRDNFDVVVCGDEVVMPKPDPEPYRTAATLLGVPISECVAIEDSPTGVASALASGATVLAVPAELELPPTDGVHLRTSLVGVDPDYLAALLVNRGLLPTDH from the coding sequence GTGCTCTTCGACATGGACGGCACGCTGGTCGACAGCGAGAAAGTGTGGGACATCGCCCTGCACGAGCTGGCCGGGAGGGCCGGCGGCACGCTGTCCCCGGCGGCCCGGCAGGCCATGATCGGCGGCAGCATGAGCGTCAGCATGCAGATCCTGCGCGACGACCTCGGCCAGCCCGAACGGCCGGAAGCGCCCGACGTCGAGTGGCTGACCAACCGGGTGCTGGAGCTGTTCAGCGAGGGGCTGGTGTGGCGGCCCGGGGCGCTCGACCTGCTGCACGGCGTCCGTTTCGCCGGTCTGCCCACCGCGCTGGTCACCTCGACGGGGCGCGAACTGGTCGAGGCCGCGCTCGACACGCTGGGCCGCGACAACTTCGACGTCGTGGTCTGCGGCGACGAAGTGGTGATGCCCAAGCCCGACCCGGAGCCCTACCGCACCGCCGCGACCCTGCTCGGCGTGCCCATCTCCGAGTGCGTAGCCATCGAGGACTCCCCGACCGGCGTGGCCAGCGCGCTCGCCTCGGGGGCAACCGTGCTGGCCGTGCCGGCCGAACTGGAGCTCCCACCGACCGACGGAGTGCACCTGCGCACCTCCCTGGTCGGCGTCGACCCCGACTACCTGGCAGCCCTGCTCGTCAACCGCGGCCTGCTCCCCACCGACCACTGA
- a CDS encoding YggT family protein, whose protein sequence is MVLALVDFLLLLVQLLLVARALLDWSTVLAGPAAPGGFRSRLMSGVYTVTEPILAPVRRVVPPLRLGGAAIDVAFLIVFFGIVIIRAII, encoded by the coding sequence GTGGTCCTGGCCCTCGTGGACTTCCTGCTGCTGCTCGTGCAGCTGCTGCTCGTGGCTCGGGCCCTGCTCGACTGGAGCACGGTTCTGGCCGGGCCGGCCGCTCCCGGCGGTTTCCGTTCCCGGCTCATGTCGGGGGTCTACACCGTGACCGAGCCCATTCTCGCCCCGGTACGGCGAGTCGTGCCCCCGCTGCGTCTCGGCGGCGCCGCCATCGACGTCGCTTTCCTCATCGTCTTCTTCGGCATCGTCATCATCCGCGCCATCATCTGA